In Daucus carota subsp. sativus chromosome 4, DH1 v3.0, whole genome shotgun sequence, one DNA window encodes the following:
- the LOC108219376 gene encoding UDP-D-apiose/UDP-D-xylose synthase 2, which translates to MASSAVRLDLDGNPIPAITICMIGAGGFIGSHLCEKLMSETQHKVLAVDVYNDKIKHLLEPDSLPWNGRIQFHRINIKNDSRLEGLVKMADLTINLAAICTPADYNTRPLDTIYSNFIDALPVVKYCSENNKRLIHFSTCEVYGKTIGSYLPKDSPLRKDPAYYILKEDESPCIFGSIEKQRWSYACAKQLIERLIYAEGAENDLEFTIVRPFNWIGPRMDFIPGIDGPSEGVPRVLACFSNNLLRREPLKLVDGGESQRTFIYIKDAIEAVMLMIENPARANGHIFNVGNPNNEVTVRQLAEMMTKVYSKVSGEPSIDSPTVDVSSKEFYGEGYDDSDKRIPDMTIINRQLGWNPKTSLWDLLESTLTYQHRTYAEAVKQAIAKPLAT; encoded by the exons ATGGCGTCGTCGGCGGTCAGGCTAGATCTGGACGGAAATCCAATTCCGGCGATAACGATTTGCATGATCGGCGCCGGAGGTTTCATCGGATCTCATCTCTGCGAGAAGCTCATGTCGGAGACGCAGCACAAGGTCCTGGCTGTTGATGTGTATAATGATAAGATCAAACACTTGCTTGAACCGGACAGTTTGCCGTGGAATGGGAGGATTCAGTTTCATCGCATCAATATTAAGAACGATTCGCGCCTCGAAGGTCTCGTTAAGATGGCGGATCTG ACTATAAATCTTGCAGCAATTTGTACTCCAGCGGATTACAATACGCGTCCTCTTGATACGATCTACAGCAACTTCATTGATGCTCTGCCTGTG GTGAAATACTGTTCAGAGAACAACAAGCGTCTTATTCACTTCTCCACCTGTGAAGTCTATGGAAAAACAATCGGTAGTTATCTCCCGAAGGACAGCCCCCTGCGCAAG GATCctgcatattatattctaaaagaGGATGAGTCCCCTTGCATTTTTGGCTCAATAGAGAAGCAGAGGTGGTCTTATGCATGTGCTAAGCAATTGATTGAGAGGCTAATCTATG CTGAGGGTGCAGAAAATGACCTCGAGTTTACCATTGTGAGACCTTTTAACTGGATTGGTCCCAGAATGGATTTCATACCCGGTATTGATGGTCCCAGCGAGGGTGTTCCTAGGGTCCTGGCTTGCTTCAGTAAT AATCTCTTGCGTCGTGAGCCACTCAAGCTTGTGGATGGTGGCGAATCACAGAGAACTTTTATCTACATTAAGGATGCCATTGAAGCAGTCATGTTGATGATT GAAAATCCAGCCCGGGCTAATGGTCATATATTTAATGTGGGGAACCCTAACAATGAAGTTACAGTGAGGCAGCTTGCTGAAATGATGACCAAG GTGTACTCAAAAGTAAGTGGAGAACCATCTATTGATAGTCCGACCGTTGATGTATCCTCGAAAGAATTTTATGGTGAAGGTTATGATGACAGTGACAAGAGAATTCCAGATATGACTATCATTAACCGGCAACTTG GTTGGAACCCTAAGACATCACTCTGGGATTTGCTTGAGTCGACTCTGACATACCAACACAGGACATATGCTGAAGCTGTCAAGCAGGCTATTGCTAAACCACTTGCAACTTAA